From Methanofollis sp., a single genomic window includes:
- a CDS encoding DUF1894 domain-containing protein codes for MTDLGKPHCVNRLPARILIKDISMEEANEYIRRHAKENYEIPPDYAIRDVILLGKSPIVVGVKEKKRKVLFPFTKPCFGTAVMEMDATPEDIEKIRKDLGKTG; via the coding sequence ATGACAGATCTGGGCAAGCCGCACTGCGTCAACCGCCTTCCGGCACGGATCCTCATCAAGGACATCTCCATGGAAGAGGCAAACGAGTACATCAGGCGGCATGCGAAGGAGAACTATGAGATACCGCCTGACTATGCCATCAGGGACGTCATCCTCCTCGGCAAATCCCCCATTGTCGTCGGGGTGAAGGAAAAGAAACGGAAAGTCCTTTTCCCTTTCACGAAGCCCTGTTTCGGCACCGCCGTCATGGAGATGGACGCCACCCCCGAGGACATCGAAAAAATACGCAAAGATCTCGGGAAGACGGGATAA